In Paraburkholderia bryophila, a single genomic region encodes these proteins:
- a CDS encoding DUF3987 domain-containing protein yields the protein MQGNPFPLHALSSTERAIIKAWARTAAFEIPAAGYMDGYVSQAAGPCAVVKTPDGTLLDSSTYVTVCAPSSAGKTPASRPFIEHRASAVAAHDASTLSAWQEHKGRMTAWQADYSGTERGISKRAAKGLPRDDALANRLIDLERNRPKAPPSPPRRLENFTYSAVIDQVELNRAIFVYSDEGRALLSQLDKTLAGLMCSSWSGVATSYSRKGTGVQLIQPAITTILPIQNLTLQEFFQTPTGKHFLNCGLAGRFLWYVVDESMVEPAPENRPAISEIAELQKFLDRGTHFFHEQVRLQETGWEGRKVLTLSSRACRAFENAERRVNSISREGMSDSERACLDKLPEQIIRHAARHHEFDDEDGPISPERIECAEEIALWSFDNFSRLINAGSQNLDKAHKDADRLFEFLFYELRVRDKIAQRVLRDEAFNIGLVSPMQFNTALGSLCRRDQVYVKDGYVNLIRPDDLVNVLGRGGIR from the coding sequence ATGCAAGGCAATCCTTTCCCCCTGCACGCGCTGTCGTCAACGGAACGAGCCATCATTAAAGCATGGGCACGTACAGCAGCCTTTGAAATCCCGGCGGCTGGCTACATGGACGGTTATGTTTCTCAGGCCGCTGGACCATGCGCGGTTGTCAAGACGCCGGACGGTACGCTCCTCGATTCCAGCACATACGTTACGGTATGCGCTCCGTCGAGCGCCGGCAAAACGCCGGCGAGCCGGCCGTTCATCGAACATCGCGCCAGCGCGGTAGCTGCGCACGATGCTTCGACGCTCTCCGCGTGGCAAGAACACAAAGGCCGTATGACGGCATGGCAAGCTGACTACTCCGGCACTGAGCGCGGGATCAGCAAGCGGGCCGCCAAGGGACTTCCCCGGGATGACGCACTTGCTAACCGGCTGATTGATCTCGAACGCAATCGTCCCAAGGCTCCTCCCTCCCCGCCTCGTCGCCTTGAGAATTTTACGTACTCCGCTGTTATCGACCAAGTGGAACTCAATAGGGCAATCTTCGTGTACTCGGATGAAGGTCGCGCGTTATTGAGTCAACTGGATAAGACGTTGGCCGGATTGATGTGCTCGTCATGGAGCGGCGTCGCGACCAGCTACTCGCGTAAAGGCACGGGCGTGCAACTGATTCAGCCCGCGATCACGACGATCCTACCGATCCAGAACCTCACGCTACAGGAGTTCTTTCAGACACCCACGGGCAAGCATTTTCTCAACTGTGGTTTGGCAGGGCGCTTCTTGTGGTACGTCGTGGACGAATCGATGGTCGAACCCGCGCCAGAGAACAGGCCGGCGATTTCCGAAATCGCCGAATTGCAGAAATTCCTCGACCGAGGAACGCACTTTTTCCACGAGCAGGTGCGCCTGCAAGAAACAGGCTGGGAGGGGCGCAAGGTTTTGACGCTCTCGTCACGAGCCTGCCGCGCATTTGAGAACGCTGAGCGCCGCGTGAACAGCATTAGCCGCGAGGGAATGAGCGACAGTGAGCGAGCCTGCCTCGACAAGCTGCCCGAACAGATCATCCGGCATGCTGCCCGCCATCATGAATTCGATGACGAGGACGGTCCTATCTCGCCGGAGCGCATCGAATGCGCGGAGGAAATTGCCCTGTGGAGCTTCGACAATTTTTCTCGCTTGATCAATGCCGGATCGCAGAACTTGGATAAAGCTCACAAGGACGCCGATCGACTTTTCGAGTTCCTGTTCTACGAGTTGCGCGTGCGGGACAAGATCGCGCAACGGGTTCTGCGTGACGAAGCCTTCAATATTGGCCTAGTCAGCCCGATGCAATTCAATACGGCCTTGGGCTCGCTTTGCAGGCGAGATCAGGTGTATGTCAAGGATGGCTACGTCAACCTGATCCGGCCTGATGATCTGGTGAACGTACTGGGGCGCGGCGGCATCCGCTGA
- a CDS encoding c-type cytochrome, with protein MKRGVIVVGSVLVGAVVGLFVSSAHAADAPGGQSIANSNACMGCHAVDRKLVGPSFQQIAAKYKGDAQAPAKLASKVKNGGTGVWGMIPMPAHQSMSDADIRTVVDWVLKGAPSK; from the coding sequence ATGAAGCGCGGTGTGATTGTTGTTGGGTCGGTGTTGGTTGGGGCGGTGGTGGGGCTGTTTGTGTCGAGCGCGCATGCTGCGGATGCGCCGGGTGGGCAGAGTATTGCTAATTCGAATGCTTGCATGGGATGTCATGCGGTGGACCGCAAACTGGTTGGTCCGTCGTTCCAGCAAATCGCGGCGAAGTACAAGGGTGATGCGCAGGCGCCGGCTAAGTTGGCGAGTAAGGTGAAGAACGGTGGGACCGGCGTGTGGGGCATGATTCCGATGCCTGCGCATCAGTCGATGAGCGACGCGGATATTCGGACGGTGGTTGATTGGGTGCTGAAAGGCGCGCCGTCGAAGTGA
- a CDS encoding BON domain-containing protein, with product MSVFRVKKTLVRTVLVVGFAAGLSATLQGCFLAVAGAAGGGALVATDRRTLGAQTEDRELQVKALSQISQNLPDNAHVNVAVFNRRVLLTGEVAGDVSKQRAETIVRGLNNVNTIVNELAIMPASSFSSRTNDTYLETRVKTALIAEKNISANNFKVVAERGSVYLMGLVTMDEGNRGADVASRVPGVVQVVKLFQYIQPQEAAAAAAAAATAPATGASQPDVSAPTVGAVPDSSVSSRPLDQQAPAPVSNSNAVHPGNPKATTP from the coding sequence ATGAGCGTATTCCGCGTCAAGAAGACACTGGTGAGAACCGTGCTGGTGGTTGGGTTCGCGGCGGGGCTGTCCGCGACGTTGCAGGGTTGCTTTCTCGCCGTTGCGGGAGCTGCGGGCGGCGGCGCGCTGGTGGCGACCGACCGGCGCACGCTCGGCGCGCAGACCGAAGATCGCGAGTTGCAGGTGAAGGCGCTCTCGCAGATCAGCCAGAATCTGCCGGACAACGCGCACGTCAACGTCGCGGTGTTCAATCGTCGCGTGTTGCTGACCGGCGAAGTCGCGGGCGACGTGTCGAAGCAGCGCGCCGAGACGATTGTGCGTGGTCTGAACAACGTCAACACGATCGTCAACGAACTGGCGATCATGCCGGCCAGTTCGTTCTCGTCGCGCACCAACGATACCTATCTGGAGACGCGCGTGAAGACCGCGCTGATCGCCGAGAAGAATATTTCGGCGAACAACTTCAAGGTGGTGGCCGAGCGTGGCTCGGTGTACCTGATGGGGCTCGTCACGATGGACGAAGGCAATCGCGGCGCGGATGTCGCGAGTCGTGTGCCGGGCGTGGTGCAGGTCGTGAAGCTGTTCCAGTACATTCAGCCGCAGGAAGCTGCAGCGGCGGCTGCGGCAGCAGCGACTGCGCCGGCGACGGGCGCGTCGCAGCCGGACGTGAGTGCGCCGACGGTCGGCGCGGTTCCGGATTCGTCGGTGAGCTCGCGGCCGCTTGATCAGCAGGCGCCGGCGCCGGTCAGCAATTCGAACGCGGTGCATCCGGGTAATCCGAAAGCGACTACGCCATGA
- a CDS encoding phosphoheptose isomerase, protein MSVERIQQHFRDSAAVKLEALETLSMPIAAAIDTMFGALANGNRILACGNGGSAADAQHFAAELIGRFERERPGLPAIALSTDTSVLTAIANDYSFEQIFSKQVWALGQPGDVLLAITTSGNSANVLAAIDAAHEREMIVVALTGKGGGRVQDGLSDTDIHVCVPSDRTARIQEVHLLTIHCLCDGIDAMLLGED, encoded by the coding sequence ATGTCAGTCGAACGCATTCAACAACACTTCCGCGACAGCGCGGCAGTCAAACTCGAAGCCCTCGAAACCCTGTCGATGCCAATCGCTGCAGCGATCGACACGATGTTCGGCGCGCTTGCCAACGGCAACCGCATTCTGGCGTGCGGCAACGGCGGCTCGGCTGCCGACGCGCAACACTTCGCCGCCGAGCTGATCGGCCGCTTCGAACGTGAACGGCCGGGCTTGCCGGCGATCGCGCTGAGCACGGATACGTCCGTGCTGACCGCTATCGCCAACGACTATTCGTTCGAGCAGATTTTCTCGAAGCAGGTCTGGGCGCTCGGCCAGCCGGGGGATGTGCTGCTGGCTATCACCACGTCCGGCAATTCCGCCAACGTGCTGGCCGCGATCGACGCCGCGCACGAGCGCGAAATGATCGTGGTCGCGCTGACCGGCAAGGGCGGCGGCCGCGTGCAGGACGGTTTGAGCGATACCGACATCCACGTCTGCGTGCCGTCGGATCGCACCGCGCGTATTCAGGAAGTGCATTTGCTGACCATCCATTGTCTGTGCGACGGCATCGATGCCATGTTGCTGGGCGAAGACTGA
- a CDS encoding YraN family protein, protein MRQKTQTDGKRPPLCHAAPGVLGAKDGERGEMGLGREAVSSSVATARRAPPPTTPHNFSRPAGSKLVGAVFELRAQEFLQRQRLRFVARNVSCRGGEIDLVMRDRDGALVFVEVRARAHGHYGGAAASIDWRKRQRIVRAAQHYLVTRGRCSHDQPACRFDVVAFEAGRLVWLRDAFRADEV, encoded by the coding sequence ATGAGACAGAAGACGCAAACAGACGGAAAGAGGCCGCCATTGTGCCACGCAGCGCCGGGCGTTCTGGGGGCTAAGGATGGTGAGCGCGGCGAGATGGGGCTTGGGCGCGAGGCGGTGAGTAGTTCGGTGGCTACGGCGCGGCGTGCACCACCGCCCACCACCCCGCACAACTTTTCAAGACCGGCCGGGTCCAAACTCGTCGGCGCGGTTTTCGAATTGCGCGCGCAGGAGTTTTTGCAGCGGCAGCGTTTGCGGTTCGTCGCGCGTAACGTGTCGTGCCGCGGCGGCGAGATCGATCTGGTGATGCGCGACCGTGACGGTGCGCTGGTGTTCGTCGAAGTCCGCGCGCGGGCGCACGGTCACTATGGCGGCGCGGCGGCGAGCATCGACTGGCGCAAGCGACAGCGCATCGTGCGCGCGGCGCAGCATTATCTGGTCACTCGCGGCCGCTGTTCGCACGATCAACCCGCGTGCCGTTTTGACGTGGTTGCGTTCGAAGCCGGCCGGCTCGTCTGGTTGCGTGACGCGTTTCGCGCCGACGAAGTCTGA
- the rsmI gene encoding 16S rRNA (cytidine(1402)-2'-O)-methyltransferase gives MTPLSELAQGQQYPAAALYVVATPIGNVADVTLRALHVLGLVDRIAAEDTRNTGQLLARYGISKPLVAVHQHNERAAAQRLIEHLQAGERVAYVSDAGTPGISDPGAKLVDAVREAGFPVIPLPGASALATALSAAGDWVATFSFLGFLPPKPKARATALQELARHPHAMVFYEAPHRIVETVQALADAFGGERKLLIARELTKLHEALHQGTLAEGPTWLAGDPNRQRGEFVLVVEGAQPEATGEHDHDALLGILLEELTVSSAAKVAASITGVSRNALYTRALALKKDDEAEDDPEEE, from the coding sequence ATGACTCCTCTCTCCGAACTCGCGCAAGGGCAGCAGTACCCCGCTGCCGCGCTGTATGTGGTGGCCACGCCGATCGGCAACGTCGCCGACGTCACGCTGCGCGCGCTGCATGTGCTCGGACTGGTGGACCGCATCGCAGCCGAAGACACCCGCAACACCGGCCAACTGCTCGCGCGCTACGGCATCTCGAAGCCGCTCGTCGCGGTGCATCAGCACAACGAGCGGGCCGCGGCGCAGCGCCTGATCGAACATCTGCAAGCGGGCGAGCGCGTCGCGTATGTCTCCGACGCGGGCACGCCCGGCATCTCGGACCCCGGCGCGAAACTGGTCGATGCCGTGCGGGAAGCCGGCTTCCCCGTGATTCCGCTGCCCGGCGCAAGCGCCCTCGCCACGGCGTTGAGCGCGGCCGGCGACTGGGTCGCGACGTTCTCGTTCCTCGGCTTCCTGCCGCCCAAGCCGAAGGCCCGCGCCACCGCGTTGCAAGAACTCGCGCGCCATCCTCACGCGATGGTGTTCTACGAAGCTCCGCACCGGATCGTCGAGACGGTGCAGGCGCTGGCCGACGCGTTCGGCGGCGAACGCAAACTGCTGATCGCGCGAGAGCTGACAAAGTTACACGAAGCGCTGCACCAAGGCACCCTGGCCGAAGGGCCAACGTGGCTCGCCGGCGATCCGAACCGCCAGCGCGGCGAATTCGTGCTGGTGGTGGAAGGCGCTCAGCCGGAAGCCACCGGCGAACACGATCACGACGCGTTGCTAGGCATCCTGCTGGAAGAGTTGACGGTGAGCAGCGCGGCGAAGGTGGCGGCGTCGATCACCGGGGTGTCGCGCAACGCGCTGTACACGCGTGCGTTGGCATTGAAGAAAGACGACGAAGCCGAAGACGACCCCGAAGAAGAATAA
- a CDS encoding septal ring lytic transglycosylase RlpA family protein, with the protein MKTRLSRGLGTLFAFFVLAGCATPPGTANTSANDSPLSTKAAQAGTFGPQAFGSAPASGASAAGSSLADAKPLTDDGSDISDFHQTGRASWYGRGFHGRRTANGERYDMHALTAAHRTLPLGSYVRVTNPATSRSVVVRINDRGPYARGRVIDLSMAAASVLDMRHAGTARVKIEGLTQQEARAEMNETLASNSGSNSDK; encoded by the coding sequence ATGAAAACTCGGTTATCCCGTGGTCTGGGGACTCTTTTTGCCTTTTTTGTGCTGGCCGGTTGCGCCACGCCTCCGGGCACCGCGAACACGTCCGCCAATGATTCGCCGCTGAGCACCAAAGCGGCGCAGGCAGGGACCTTCGGACCGCAAGCTTTCGGTAGCGCGCCGGCCTCCGGCGCAAGCGCTGCGGGCTCGTCGCTGGCCGACGCCAAGCCGCTAACGGACGATGGTTCGGACATTTCGGACTTTCATCAAACCGGTCGCGCGTCGTGGTACGGCCGCGGCTTCCACGGCCGTCGCACCGCCAACGGCGAACGCTACGATATGCATGCGCTGACCGCCGCGCATCGCACGTTGCCGCTCGGCTCGTATGTGCGCGTGACCAACCCGGCCACGTCGCGCTCGGTCGTCGTGCGGATCAACGACCGTGGTCCGTATGCTCGCGGCCGTGTGATCGATCTGTCGATGGCCGCTGCGAGCGTCCTCGATATGCGTCATGCCGGCACGGCGCGCGTCAAGATCGAAGGTCTGACGCAGCAGGAAGCACGCGCCGAGATGAACGAAACGCTGGCGTCGAACTCGGGTTCGAACAGCGATAAGTGA
- a CDS encoding MBL fold metallo-hydrolase, which yields MKVTLIPVTPFQQNSSLLVCEATGRAAVVDPGGDLDVIQGEIARQNVTVEKVFLTHGHIDHCAGAKTLATHYGVPIEGPHPDESFWLDKLPDQSTRFGFPAAEAFEPDRWLQNGETVQFGDETLEVYHCPGHTPGHVVFFSRAHRLALVGDVLFAGSIGRTDFPRGNHADLVRSIREKLWPLGDDVTFVPGHGPTSTFGAERRSNPYVADGVEA from the coding sequence ATGAAAGTCACCTTGATCCCCGTCACGCCGTTCCAGCAGAACAGCTCGCTGCTCGTTTGCGAGGCAACCGGACGCGCGGCCGTCGTCGATCCGGGCGGCGATCTCGATGTCATCCAGGGCGAAATCGCGCGTCAGAACGTGACGGTCGAAAAAGTGTTCCTGACGCACGGCCACATCGATCACTGCGCCGGCGCGAAGACGCTGGCCACGCACTACGGCGTGCCGATCGAAGGCCCGCATCCCGACGAAAGTTTCTGGCTCGACAAGCTGCCGGACCAAAGCACGCGTTTCGGCTTTCCCGCGGCCGAGGCGTTCGAGCCGGACCGCTGGCTGCAGAACGGCGAGACCGTGCAGTTCGGCGACGAAACCCTCGAGGTCTATCACTGCCCAGGGCACACGCCCGGTCACGTGGTGTTCTTCAGCCGCGCGCACCGGCTCGCGCTGGTCGGCGACGTGCTGTTCGCCGGTTCGATCGGCCGCACGGATTTTCCGCGCGGCAATCACGCGGATCTGGTGCGCTCGATCCGCGAAAAACTCTGGCCGCTCGGCGACGACGTCACCTTCGTGCCGGGCCACGGACCCACGTCGACGTTCGGCGCCGAGCGCCGCAGTAATCCCTACGTCGCCGACGGAGTCGAGGCATGA
- a CDS encoding exonuclease: MSSEIYVSTDVEADGPIPGPHSMLSFASAAYTEDKQLIATFSANLHLLDGAKPHPVQEAWWKTQPEAWAACRKDLQDPAAALTAYVDWVEALPGKPVFVAMPAGFDFTYMFWYMMRFVGRCPFSWSALDIKTLAFAMTGLPYRKNIKPRFPRHWFDEHPHTHVALDDAIEQGALFCNMLKDLRAGQAALLAAAKDGDGSGQNAAEKPAN, translated from the coding sequence ATGAGCAGCGAAATCTATGTGAGCACCGACGTCGAAGCCGACGGCCCGATTCCCGGCCCGCATTCGATGCTGAGTTTCGCCTCGGCCGCCTATACCGAAGACAAGCAGTTGATCGCCACCTTCTCGGCGAATCTCCATTTGCTCGACGGCGCGAAGCCGCACCCAGTGCAGGAAGCGTGGTGGAAGACGCAGCCCGAAGCGTGGGCCGCCTGTCGCAAAGATTTGCAGGACCCCGCCGCAGCGCTGACCGCCTATGTGGATTGGGTCGAAGCGCTGCCGGGCAAGCCGGTGTTCGTCGCGATGCCGGCCGGCTTCGACTTCACCTATATGTTCTGGTACATGATGCGTTTTGTCGGCCGTTGCCCGTTTTCGTGGTCGGCGCTCGACATCAAGACACTCGCGTTCGCGATGACCGGCCTGCCGTATCGCAAGAACATCAAGCCGCGCTTTCCGAGACACTGGTTCGACGAACATCCGCACACGCACGTCGCGCTCGACGACGCGATCGAACAGGGCGCGCTCTTCTGCAACATGCTCAAGGATTTGCGCGCCGGCCAGGCGGCCCTGCTCGCAGCCGCTAAAGATGGGGACGGCTCAGGACAAAACGCCGCTGAGAAACCGGCAAATTAG